In Drosophila simulans strain w501 chromosome X, Prin_Dsim_3.1, whole genome shotgun sequence, one DNA window encodes the following:
- the LOC6726467 gene encoding RNA polymerase II subunit A C-terminal domain phosphatase SSU72 — translation MTDLSKLAVAVVCSSNMNRSMEAHNFLAKKGFNVRSYGTGERVKLPGMAFDKPNVYEFGTKYEDIYRDLESKDKEFYTQNGLLHMLDRNRRIKKCPERFQDTKERFDIIVTVEERVYDLVVLHMESMESVDNRPVHVLNVDVVDNAEDALMGAFVITDMINMMAKSTDLDNDIDELIQEFEERRKRVILHSVLFY, via the exons ATGACTGATCTTAGCAAGCTCGCCGTCGCTGTGGTCTGTTCCTCGAACATGAATCGCTCTATGGAGGCGCACAACTTTCTGGCCAAGAAGGGCTTCAATGTGCGCTCCTACGGCACCGGCGAGCGCGTCAAGCTGCCGGGCATGGCGTTCGACAAGCCGAATGTTTACGAGTTTGGCACCAAATACGAGGACATCTACCGCGACCTGGAGTCCAAGGACAAGGAGTT CTACACACAGAACGGCCTGCTGCACATGCTCGACCGCAATCGGCGCATCAAGAAGTGCCCGGAACGCTTTCAGGACACCAAAGAGCGGTTCGACATCATCGTCACCGTGGAAGAGCGCGTCTACGACCTGGTGGTGCTGCACATGGAGTCCATGGAATCCGTGGACAACCGACCCGTGCACGTTCTCAACGTGGATGTGGTGGACAACGCTGAGGATGCGCTAATGGGCGCCTTTGTCATCACAGACATGATAAACATG ATGGCCAAGTCCACGGACCTGGACAACGACATCGACGAATTAATCCAGGAGTTCGAGGAGCGCCGCAAGCGAGTCATCCTGCACTCGGTGCTCTTCTACTGA
- the LOC27209388 gene encoding uncharacterized protein LOC27209388 — translation MLKHASTTSSTAATSATSAAVAINPLSTLLVNSCNSNSNSNSSSSNNHTGGSGSGHNTPPAVEAEAGIGIGIGIATTATAATTAGTAGTTTNGNGGSPTPAAAAVASTARNIHLRPPQPLNISALNASVSSTLLNEGTGAMGAGVAGGGVGAGRGCVGNANSTLLNIATPSTPLKPLTPLTQLTPNGHFLGNGSVHHHTYTNQHILASHQQQQQQQQNHQQQQQHHHHFHHQQTNHAQAQSQTHNLSQLPQNYRNFSHLSTNPVRHKLPKSGPSPREALTSLGLLCLISLLLALLSLIFLLRISPNGREDAVGRGAGGEDFIVVYDVTLALGALSLSLNLCCLLVCAIQFLFAVKLREPAFEGRDNQYLVKSSASRTCAVSGFFISIPVFLTGLILYTFSHFHSTPAIVTSLLIGVGIVFCGGAMVHNVFVWQREKTISYRGAPLSHNLSVISAGQLPATLPVPMPLPPGPFHTYQAAHQGHQSHLVPPSVTAVSPNHSHGSFNPLLLGGGGGGALGAVNSSFLVRPATATPPTPTPRTLANSSCLTAGREASGSVSPGIPPTLDMSNITVLLHELSTLV, via the exons ATGCTGAAGCACGCCTCGACGACGAGCAGCACCGCTGCGACCAGCGCCACCAGCGCTGCAGTGGCCATCAACCCGCTGTCCACTCTGCTGGTCAatagctgcaacagcaacagcaacagcaacagcagcagcagcaacaaccacacaggaggcagtggcagtggccaCAACACACCCCCAGCGGTGGAAGCGGAAGCGGGCATCGgtattggaattggaattgcaACCACCGCGACCGCCGCGACCACAGCAGGCACGGCCGGCACTACCACCAATGGCAATGGTGGCTCACCGaccccagcagcagctgctgtggCCAGCACCGCGCGCAACATCCACCTGCGACCGCCGCAGCCGTTGAATATATCCGCCCTGAATGCGTCCGTTTCGAGCACGCTGCTCAACGAGGGCACAGGTGCCATGGGCGCAGGAGTTGCTGGCGGCGGAGTAGGTGCGGGACGGGGTTGCGTGGGCAATGCCAATTCTACGCTGCTGAACATTGCCACGCCCAGTACGCCGCTCAAGCCGCTCACCCCGCTCACGCAGTTGACGCCCAACGGTCACTTTCTGGGCAACGGGAGTGTGCATCATCACACCTACACCAACCAGCACATCCTGGCcagccaccagcaacagcagcagcagcagcaaaatcatcagcagcagcaacagcaccaccaccatttTCACCACCAACAAACGAACCATGCGCAAGCGCAGAGCCAGACACACAATCTCAGCCAGTTGCCGCAGAACTACAGGAACTTCAGCCACCTGAGCACGAATCCCGTGCGCCACAAGCTGCCCAAGTCGGGCCCATCACCCCGCGAGGCCCTCACCAGCCTGGGTCTGCTCTGCCTGA TTTCCCTGCTTCTGGCGCTGCTCTCGCTGATTTTCCTCCTAAGGATATCGCCGAATGGACGCGAGGACGCCGTGGGTCGCGGCGCCGGCGGCGAGGACTTCATTGTGGTCTACGACGTCACCCTGGCACTGGGCGCCCTCTCACTGTCGCTGAACCTGTGCTGCCTACTGGTTTGCGCCATCCAGTTCCTGTTCGCCGTCAAGCTGCGCGAGCCGGCCTTCGAGGGTCGCGATAACCAGTACCTGGTCAAGTCCAGTGCCAGCCGCACGTGCGCCGTCAGCGGCTTCTTCATCTCCATACCGGTCTTCCTTACCGGCCTGATCCTTTACACCTTTAGCCACTTCCACTCGACGCCGGCGATCGTGACCAGCCTGCTGATTGGAGTGGGCATAGTCTTCTGCGGCGGCGCCATGGTGCACAACGTGTTCGTGTGGCAGCGCGAGAAGACCATCAGCTACCGTGGAGCCCCGCTGTCCCACAACTTGTCGGTGATCTCGGCTGGCCAGCTGCCGGCGACGCTGCCTGTGCCCATGCCACTGCCACCTGGCCCGTTCCACACGTACCAGGCCGCTCATCAGGGGCACCAGAGCCACCTGGTGCCGCCCTCCGTGACGGCGGTCTCGCCCAATCACTCCCACGGCAGCTTTAATCCACTCCTCcttggtggcggcggcggcggagcaCTGGGTGCCGTTAACTCCTCCTTTCTGGTGCGTCCAGCCACTGCCACACCACCGACGCCCACGCCCAGGACACTGGCGAATAGCAGCTGCCTAACAGCAGGTCGCGAGGCCAGCGGATCGGTCAGCCCCGGCATTCCGCCAACGCTGGACATGAGCAACATCACCGTCCTGCTACACGAGCTCTCCACGCTCGTCTAG